From Thiomicrospira sp. XS5, one genomic window encodes:
- a CDS encoding carbamoyltransferase N-terminal domain-containing protein, which translates to MKILGTKFYGHDNSVFYLDTEKKEIFAVSNERITRIKHDRASVRKTVEAYPFLKEVDWVISGYEKQDNRKYYSDLYWYDFIYQVCQPKYIKELVAIQKKPFLGLQLFSKLFWSSKEYRRWLWDYFLYKKLKLSFDFNKARAKIDLYYQNLIGVSSIQIDHKDHHLCHAMSAYAFSPFSNEKGILSFTIDGIGDDAFSTLYRFDSLNEYECLATSVSDPIENGRHDGTSIGFIYNDFTSAMDLIPNSDEGKVEALAAYAKADPDFLTYMKEMVSFEGLNIKLDVETSKQLSNDKFLRSKRAALGDEVFAATVQTWLEDVIVDYLNKVHQQTGADKICFSGGVAANIIMSLNVYERTPFKNIYVFPAMGDDGIAAGAAILKAVELQEDVTWLKDYYMPYFGASYSKEEIETELTNRSDEVSFEYIGEDWPEKAAESIAEGKIVSLFHGREEYGPRALGNRSIVANPRLPDVTKRINSTVKRRPLYQPFCPSILEDERERLFESSFKHKHMAIAFRMKKEFWEDLPSAIHVDGTARPQFVESQDNPNYYRLLKAVKAQTGYGVIINTSFNLHGRTMVHSSADAVTDFIDCNIDELYIEGFKVERDK; encoded by the coding sequence GTGAAGATTTTAGGCACTAAGTTTTATGGGCATGATAATTCGGTTTTTTATTTGGATACCGAAAAAAAGGAAATTTTTGCGGTATCGAATGAACGTATTACCCGTATTAAACATGATAGAGCGTCTGTTCGGAAAACGGTCGAAGCTTACCCTTTCTTAAAAGAGGTTGATTGGGTTATCAGTGGCTATGAAAAACAAGATAACCGTAAATATTATTCGGACTTATATTGGTATGATTTCATTTATCAAGTCTGTCAGCCTAAGTATATAAAAGAGTTGGTTGCCATTCAAAAGAAACCTTTTTTAGGCTTACAGCTGTTTTCTAAACTGTTCTGGAGTTCGAAAGAGTATCGCCGTTGGTTGTGGGATTACTTTTTATATAAGAAATTAAAACTTTCATTTGATTTTAATAAAGCTAGAGCAAAAATTGATTTGTATTATCAAAACTTGATTGGGGTATCGTCAATTCAGATTGATCATAAAGACCACCATTTATGTCATGCGATGTCCGCTTATGCTTTTTCACCCTTCTCAAACGAAAAAGGTATTTTATCTTTTACGATTGATGGTATTGGTGATGATGCGTTTTCAACGCTATATCGCTTCGATAGTTTGAACGAATATGAGTGTTTAGCGACTTCTGTTTCAGACCCAATTGAAAATGGAAGGCATGACGGAACCTCCATAGGGTTTATCTATAATGACTTTACCTCGGCTATGGATTTAATCCCGAATAGTGATGAAGGTAAAGTGGAAGCTTTGGCCGCCTATGCCAAAGCTGACCCAGACTTTTTAACTTACATGAAAGAAATGGTTTCATTCGAAGGGTTGAATATAAAGTTGGATGTCGAGACGTCAAAACAATTATCCAATGATAAATTTTTAAGAAGTAAGCGTGCCGCGTTAGGGGATGAGGTGTTTGCCGCGACGGTGCAAACATGGCTCGAGGATGTAATTGTAGATTATTTAAATAAAGTACATCAACAGACAGGCGCAGATAAGATTTGTTTTTCAGGCGGTGTTGCGGCTAATATTATTATGAGTTTGAATGTTTATGAGCGTACGCCGTTTAAAAATATTTATGTATTTCCTGCAATGGGAGATGATGGAATTGCCGCGGGTGCAGCGATTTTAAAAGCAGTTGAGTTACAAGAAGATGTGACTTGGCTTAAAGATTATTATATGCCATATTTTGGCGCTTCTTATTCAAAAGAGGAAATAGAAACAGAACTCACGAATCGTTCGGACGAAGTCTCTTTTGAGTATATCGGAGAAGACTGGCCTGAAAAAGCAGCCGAATCGATTGCTGAAGGCAAGATTGTATCGTTGTTTCACGGCCGTGAAGAATATGGTCCTAGAGCTTTGGGAAACCGAAGCATTGTCGCGAACCCTCGATTGCCAGATGTGACCAAACGTATTAACTCGACCGTTAAGAGAAGACCTCTTTATCAGCCATTTTGTCCGTCTATTTTAGAAGATGAAAGAGAGCGTTTATTTGAATCCAGCTTCAAACATAAGCATATGGCAATTGCTTTTAGAATGAAAAAAGAATTCTGGGAAGATCTGCCGAGCGCGATTCACGTTGATGGAACGGCAAGGCCCCAATTTGTTGAATCGCAAGATAACCCAAATTACTATCGTCTATTAAAAGCTGTGAAAGCACAGACCGGTTATGGCGTGATTATTAATACTAGCTTTAATTTGCATGGCCGTACTATGGTGCATTCATCAGCAGATGCCGTGACCGACTTTATTGATTGTAATATTGATGAGCTTTATATCGAAGGGTTTAAAGTTGAGCGAGACAAATAA
- a CDS encoding polysialyltransferase family glycosyltransferase — protein sequence MNNLFIASTPRHWLLSVYLTKKHWSQKPSVLFLDPQFPKDEIYLQLSEQYFDHVVQLPAGGSRKRLKTIKRIFNRFAVDNVISGSIIDPFIQYAAYLLHKSTGGKFYLLDDGLSSYHPTNHVKLSRFEVFNRKLRFGFWYQAPVGHNLASPWVDEAFLLSPDAVKPAVNKKITALDPDWYQVLSQEDLTQFFEAFHVEYMVVKKVEAVIILRLFKDGSAHHPKYPEDILALLHYLNDKGIKFAVKYHPREKLVDPLTIKETFPKQLVLPGALPFEVLISALNIKVLLGDVSTVLLEMKKLNVGMDVYASMRGTAYDAPRSFLENAGVRVLNSFSEYKLLDEMNPLK from the coding sequence GTGAATAACTTATTTATTGCGTCTACTCCAAGACACTGGTTACTCAGTGTCTACCTGACGAAAAAGCATTGGTCTCAAAAGCCTTCCGTTCTGTTTTTGGACCCCCAGTTCCCTAAGGACGAAATATATTTGCAGTTAAGTGAGCAATATTTTGATCACGTTGTTCAGTTGCCTGCTGGAGGAAGCAGAAAGAGGCTCAAAACGATTAAAAGAATCTTTAATCGTTTTGCCGTTGATAACGTGATTTCAGGCTCAATTATTGATCCATTCATACAATATGCAGCATACCTTTTACACAAATCAACGGGCGGAAAATTTTATTTGCTTGATGATGGTTTATCAAGTTATCACCCTACTAATCATGTTAAATTAAGCCGGTTTGAGGTCTTTAATAGAAAATTACGGTTTGGTTTTTGGTATCAGGCACCTGTTGGACATAACTTAGCGTCTCCTTGGGTGGATGAGGCATTCTTATTAAGTCCAGATGCGGTTAAGCCCGCTGTCAATAAGAAAATTACGGCACTTGATCCAGATTGGTATCAAGTACTATCTCAAGAAGATTTAACTCAGTTTTTTGAAGCTTTCCATGTTGAATATATGGTTGTCAAAAAAGTGGAAGCGGTTATTATTCTACGCTTGTTTAAAGATGGTTCGGCACACCATCCCAAATATCCAGAAGATATTTTAGCGTTATTACATTATTTGAATGATAAGGGGATAAAGTTTGCCGTGAAATACCACCCTCGAGAAAAGCTGGTTGACCCATTGACAATTAAAGAGACTTTCCCCAAGCAGTTAGTTTTGCCGGGAGCTTTGCCTTTTGAAGTTTTGATTAGTGCGTTAAACATTAAAGTGCTTTTGGGAGATGTTTCAACCGTATTGTTAGAAATGAAAAAGTTGAATGTTGGTATGGATGTATATGCTTCTATGAGAGGAACCGCTTACGACGCTCCGCGATCTTTTTTGGAGAATGCGGGCGTGCGGGTATTGAACAGTTTTTCAGAATATAAACTTCTCGATGAAATGAATCCATTAAAATAA
- the waaC gene encoding lipopolysaccharide heptosyltransferase I, with protein sequence MRILIIKPSSFGDIIHAFAAISDLKKNNPAFEVDWYVDEQYKDIPRWNRYVDGVFSINRKRFRKLNKLFFGLAAHRLIKKLKRRQYDVVVDLYFGFQDASLLSRLGVPVIGPSLVALSEMVQDKRLSNIYSRDIALDVSKTLVDVHRQLLSKAFGYSYSSLTVDYGVEHASICNQRQPDELAPYLIFVHTTSGKVKNWPEPYWQSLLKIASQNGYQVLLPWGDENEKKRAQRVAAEYPEKARVLDKMPLGDLACLIATSKGVVGGDTGLTHISSALGVPTIRLFGATSAQAAIPAANGIDISSDLECAPCMNRNDCVREDIEEFSVFPPCYEKLTPGLVWEKFLQLKGADSE encoded by the coding sequence ATGAGAATTTTGATTATTAAACCTTCTTCGTTTGGGGACATCATCCATGCATTTGCCGCAATATCGGATTTGAAAAAAAACAATCCGGCATTTGAAGTAGATTGGTATGTTGATGAACAATATAAAGATATTCCTCGCTGGAACCGCTACGTTGATGGTGTGTTTTCGATTAATCGAAAGCGGTTTAGAAAATTAAATAAACTTTTTTTTGGTTTGGCGGCTCATCGTTTGATTAAAAAGTTGAAACGTCGGCAATATGATGTGGTCGTTGATTTGTATTTTGGCTTTCAGGATGCGTCTTTGTTATCCCGATTAGGAGTACCCGTTATAGGGCCTTCTTTGGTAGCACTTTCAGAAATGGTTCAGGATAAACGGTTATCAAATATTTATTCTCGAGATATTGCATTGGATGTATCGAAAACCTTAGTCGATGTTCATCGGCAACTGTTGTCAAAAGCTTTTGGTTATTCGTATAGCTCCTTGACTGTGGATTATGGTGTTGAGCATGCGTCTATCTGTAACCAACGACAGCCAGATGAATTGGCGCCATACTTGATTTTTGTTCATACGACAAGTGGTAAAGTTAAAAATTGGCCTGAACCTTATTGGCAGAGTCTTTTGAAAATAGCTAGCCAAAACGGTTATCAGGTTTTATTGCCTTGGGGAGATGAAAATGAAAAAAAACGCGCTCAACGAGTTGCTGCAGAATACCCTGAAAAGGCGCGAGTTTTGGACAAAATGCCATTGGGTGATTTGGCGTGTTTGATTGCGACTTCAAAAGGAGTCGTTGGTGGCGATACAGGACTAACACACATTTCTTCGGCACTGGGAGTCCCAACGATAAGGTTGTTTGGTGCCACAAGTGCGCAAGCGGCGATCCCTGCAGCGAATGGTATTGATATTAGCTCTGATTTGGAGTGTGCTCCGTGTATGAATCGAAATGATTGTGTAAGAGAGGATATTGAAGAGTTTAGTGTTTTCCCGCCATGTTATGAAAAGTTAACACCGGGTTTAGTTTGGGAAAAGTTTCTTCAGTTAAAGGGGGCAGACAGTGAATAA
- a CDS encoding glycosyltransferase family 2 protein translates to MLLRNLKLFTWRQFSGKPIRLAMTYMVKNEIDIIESNIRFHAAKGVDCFVAIDNGSTDGTLEKLQALASEFDLHVISRPITDYRQSDWRTEMALIAREDMQADWVISNDADEFWLPKEGQDLKTGLTRTQSIVHCPRYDMQLDCHSEDKPFYERVYRTLFPIDYGKGTELKQDNMSVQLSKIHGKVMVNLQGFLRAKGGNHRAWHLWSKLNYAESDSVEVFHYAIGHRHHFETHVENRKPLLKIGARMGNHYRRWVKMSEENRLDEEWNRLVLDDEAIRVLTKYGVVVKDDRARDAIKAVLSSE, encoded by the coding sequence GTGTTACTTAGAAATTTAAAGTTGTTTACCTGGCGTCAGTTTTCTGGAAAGCCGATCCGGTTGGCCATGACGTACATGGTTAAAAACGAAATCGACATTATTGAAAGCAATATCCGTTTTCATGCCGCCAAGGGCGTGGATTGTTTCGTGGCGATTGATAACGGCTCCACAGACGGTACCTTGGAAAAATTGCAAGCACTGGCATCGGAGTTTGATTTGCATGTGATTTCACGCCCGATTACCGATTACCGCCAAAGTGACTGGCGCACGGAAATGGCCTTGATTGCGCGTGAAGACATGCAGGCGGATTGGGTCATTTCCAATGATGCCGATGAATTCTGGTTGCCGAAAGAAGGGCAGGATTTGAAAACCGGGTTGACGCGCACCCAATCCATCGTGCATTGTCCGCGCTATGACATGCAGCTTGATTGCCATTCGGAAGACAAGCCGTTTTATGAGCGAGTTTACCGCACTTTGTTTCCAATCGACTACGGAAAGGGCACCGAGTTGAAACAGGACAATATGTCGGTTCAACTGAGTAAGATTCACGGCAAGGTGATGGTCAACCTGCAAGGCTTTTTACGTGCCAAGGGTGGAAATCATCGAGCCTGGCATTTGTGGAGTAAATTGAACTACGCTGAGAGCGACTCGGTGGAAGTCTTTCACTATGCCATTGGTCACCGTCATCATTTTGAAACACATGTGGAAAACCGTAAGCCGTTGTTAAAAATCGGCGCTCGAATGGGGAACCATTACCGTCGTTGGGTGAAAATGTCGGAAGAAAACCGCTTGGATGAAGAGTGGAATCGCCTGGTTCTGGATGATGAGGCCATCCGTGTGCTGACGAAATACGGGGTGGTGGTGAAAGACGACCGAGCACGTGACGCGATTAAAGCGGTTTTATCCAGTGAATAA
- a CDS encoding polysialyltransferase family glycosyltransferase: MTKKTAYYLVSTPLHLLVSLAVALSRRDEEEAKLFFVAQESDNRRMDFFRKSMQAWQESPFVETKVFFRPSGKGWGKVASRKRLFADLKSEVHAFRPERVYVGNDRHLEFQWVMHQCRKLGVKAQGIYLDEGLYTYVGRKASKRFSDRVVDDWLKKLFYGFWWQTPPTIGGSKWIDEMIVAYPGWVTPLLKEKAAEHLRSVWFENGQLQKITQAWLKSFSIDQARLENCQLMLTLPETNDMRQVLGYESEARDLLTRLSDKGWQIAVKYHPKDLENDVLSVLSLPGVFEIPANVPFEVILPSLPENCFVLGDMSTTVLTTRLFRPNLQVMVMQLGESSGHFDQFLDFYEKLGLMPKKLPELVESLGVTKRT, translated from the coding sequence ATGACAAAAAAAACAGCTTACTATTTGGTCTCCACGCCGTTGCATTTATTGGTCTCACTTGCCGTGGCGCTATCCCGTCGTGATGAAGAAGAGGCCAAACTCTTTTTTGTGGCACAAGAATCGGATAATCGCCGAATGGACTTCTTTCGAAAATCCATGCAGGCCTGGCAAGAATCGCCTTTTGTCGAGACCAAAGTCTTTTTCCGTCCGAGCGGAAAGGGCTGGGGCAAAGTTGCCAGTCGAAAACGTTTGTTTGCGGATTTGAAATCCGAGGTGCATGCTTTCCGACCGGAACGTGTGTATGTCGGTAATGACCGGCACCTGGAGTTTCAATGGGTCATGCATCAATGTCGAAAACTGGGTGTTAAAGCACAAGGCATTTATCTCGATGAAGGTTTATATACTTATGTCGGCCGTAAGGCATCAAAACGGTTTTCAGACAGGGTTGTCGACGATTGGTTGAAGAAGTTGTTTTACGGTTTTTGGTGGCAAACACCGCCGACCATTGGTGGCAGCAAATGGATTGATGAGATGATTGTGGCCTACCCGGGTTGGGTCACGCCTTTGCTGAAAGAAAAAGCGGCCGAGCACTTGCGGTCCGTTTGGTTTGAAAACGGACAATTGCAGAAAATTACCCAGGCCTGGTTGAAATCCTTTTCCATTGACCAAGCGCGCCTTGAAAACTGCCAGTTGATGCTGACTCTGCCGGAAACCAATGACATGCGCCAAGTGCTTGGTTATGAGTCGGAAGCGCGGGATCTGCTGACCAGACTTTCTGATAAGGGCTGGCAAATTGCCGTAAAATACCACCCAAAAGATCTGGAAAATGACGTATTATCCGTGCTGTCGTTGCCCGGCGTTTTTGAAATTCCGGCCAATGTGCCGTTTGAAGTGATTCTGCCGTCGCTGCCGGAAAACTGTTTTGTGCTGGGCGATATGAGCACAACGGTTTTGACGACGCGGTTGTTTCGCCCGAATTTACAGGTGATGGTGATGCAGTTGGGGGAATCGTCCGGCCACTTCGATCAGTTCTTGGACTTTTATGAAAAGCTGGGGTTAATGCCCAAAAAATTGCCGGAATTAGTTGAGAGCCTTGGCGTAACAAAGCGTACTTAG
- the waaC gene encoding lipopolysaccharide heptosyltransferase I, which translates to MRILLIKMSSMGDVFHTFPALSDALQAWPDLQVDWVVEEGFAEIPQWHPAVDQVFPIALRRWRKTFWQRATRHEIRTFFQTINQTHYDLVLDAQGLLKSLWVMRKIRSGERVGMDWQSVREPLASLGYQRTVSVPKAQHAIVRLRQLFSAALGYEDVSASPVQYRLDTSNWQRPDSLPTDFQNSPYYVCLHGTTWKTKLWPEDYWRDLLAKLTASGQKVVLPWGTEAERERALRLAKSLKNDQAWVPDSPLGLNAMARLLKFADGIVSVDTGLSHVAAALETPMVVLYRVTDPELVGALGANVRRLASPCARQYLKRFQSDEQAEQSLEYLRPDDVLNALESVV; encoded by the coding sequence ATGCGGATACTGTTAATCAAAATGTCCTCAATGGGGGATGTCTTTCATACCTTTCCGGCCTTGAGTGATGCGCTTCAGGCCTGGCCGGATTTGCAAGTCGACTGGGTGGTGGAAGAAGGGTTTGCCGAAATCCCGCAATGGCACCCGGCCGTCGATCAAGTCTTTCCCATCGCGCTGCGACGCTGGCGCAAAACCTTCTGGCAGAGAGCTACCCGCCACGAAATTCGAACGTTTTTTCAAACGATTAATCAAACCCATTATGACCTGGTGTTGGATGCGCAAGGCTTATTGAAAAGCCTCTGGGTTATGCGCAAAATCCGCAGCGGTGAACGTGTCGGGATGGATTGGCAGAGTGTGCGTGAGCCGCTGGCCAGTTTGGGGTATCAACGAACAGTATCGGTTCCGAAGGCACAGCACGCGATTGTGCGGTTGCGGCAACTGTTTTCTGCGGCCTTGGGGTATGAAGATGTTTCTGCGTCACCGGTTCAGTATCGATTGGATACCTCGAATTGGCAACGACCGGACAGCTTGCCGACCGATTTTCAAAACAGCCCTTATTATGTGTGTCTGCATGGTACCACATGGAAAACCAAGCTTTGGCCAGAGGATTATTGGCGAGACTTGCTTGCAAAGCTTACGGCCTCCGGGCAAAAAGTGGTTTTACCATGGGGAACCGAAGCGGAGCGCGAACGGGCTTTGCGATTGGCGAAATCCCTTAAAAACGACCAGGCCTGGGTGCCGGATTCGCCTCTGGGGTTGAATGCCATGGCTCGGCTGTTGAAGTTTGCGGACGGTATCGTGTCGGTAGACACCGGTTTGTCGCATGTGGCGGCGGCTTTGGAGACTCCGATGGTGGTGCTGTACCGGGTTACCGATCCCGAGTTGGTGGGGGCGTTGGGGGCGAATGTTCGCCGTTTGGCCTCTCCGTGCGCGCGCCAGTACCTGAAGCGGTTTCAATCCGACGAACAAGCCGAACAATCACTTGAATACCTGCGGCCAGACGACGTGTTAAATGCGTTGGAGAGTGTAGTGTGA
- the rfaD gene encoding ADP-glyceromanno-heptose 6-epimerase: MIVVTGGAGFIGSNIVKALNAQGRSDILVVDNLKNGKKFINIADCDIADYLDKEDFQSRIFAEEGLPDIECVFHEGACSATTEWDGKYVMDNNYEYSKDLLNYCLNRKIPFLYASSAAVYGDGPTFVEEREYEKPLNVYGYSKFQFDQYVRRVLPYAESQIAGFRYFNVYGPREQHKGDMASVAFKLHNQLLAGEPLKLFGAYDGYEAGMQTRDFVYIDDVVNVNLWFMENPEQSGIFNLGPAAAEPFQNIAEAVIQFHGQGEIQYIPFPEHLKGAYQSFTQADNSRLRKAGYDQPFHSVAEGVAKYLAWLSENPRVLDFVR, encoded by the coding sequence ATGATTGTGGTCACGGGCGGCGCCGGGTTTATCGGCTCGAATATTGTCAAAGCCTTAAATGCTCAGGGGCGTAGCGACATTTTGGTGGTGGACAACCTGAAGAACGGTAAGAAGTTCATCAATATCGCGGATTGTGACATCGCCGATTACTTGGATAAAGAAGACTTTCAGTCGCGTATTTTCGCCGAAGAAGGGTTGCCGGACATTGAATGTGTGTTTCACGAAGGGGCCTGCTCGGCAACCACCGAGTGGGATGGCAAATATGTCATGGACAACAATTATGAGTACTCCAAAGACCTGCTGAATTACTGTTTGAATCGCAAAATTCCATTCTTATATGCCTCTTCGGCCGCCGTTTATGGAGACGGGCCGACGTTTGTCGAAGAGCGTGAATACGAAAAGCCGCTGAACGTTTACGGCTATTCCAAGTTTCAGTTCGATCAGTATGTTCGCCGTGTGCTGCCGTATGCGGAAAGCCAAATCGCCGGGTTCCGTTATTTTAATGTGTACGGGCCGCGTGAACAGCATAAGGGTGATATGGCCAGTGTGGCGTTTAAGTTGCATAATCAATTACTGGCCGGAGAGCCGTTGAAATTGTTCGGCGCTTATGACGGCTATGAAGCGGGTATGCAAACGCGCGATTTCGTTTATATCGACGATGTCGTGAACGTGAATCTGTGGTTTATGGAAAACCCGGAGCAGTCGGGCATTTTCAATTTAGGGCCGGCCGCGGCGGAGCCGTTTCAGAACATCGCCGAAGCGGTCATCCAGTTTCACGGTCAGGGTGAAATCCAATACATTCCATTCCCCGAGCATTTGAAAGGGGCTTACCAGAGTTTCACTCAGGCGGATAATAGCCGTTTGAGAAAGGCCGGTTACGATCAGCCTTTCCATTCGGTGGCTGAAGGTGTGGCGAAATATCTGGCCTGGTTGTCGGAAAACCCACGCGTGTTGGATTTCGTTCGGTAA
- a CDS encoding tyrosine-protein phosphatase produces MEKLQTKWGRFKAHIEAWLVDHEILRFFYRNFHQLSENAYRSNHPSPAFIKKLKQKYGINTIISLRRADKTGQYQLEKEACDRHGITLINHPMSSRSFPDDDDILEAKRILETAEYPILIHCKSGADRAGMMSVFYKHFILKQPISEALSELSMKYGHFRWADTGKLDVFFDTFLAFEKENPDTTFIEWVENHYDKPKLNQEFHAAGWANIVVNRILKRE; encoded by the coding sequence ATGGAAAAACTGCAAACAAAATGGGGGCGCTTCAAGGCGCATATCGAAGCCTGGTTGGTCGACCACGAAATTCTGCGATTCTTTTACCGCAACTTCCATCAGTTGTCTGAAAACGCCTACCGCAGTAACCATCCGTCACCGGCTTTCATTAAAAAATTGAAGCAAAAATATGGCATCAACACCATTATCAGCTTGCGACGCGCCGATAAAACAGGCCAGTATCAACTGGAAAAAGAAGCTTGCGACCGACACGGCATTACGCTGATTAATCACCCCATGTCCTCACGCAGCTTTCCGGACGATGATGACATCCTTGAAGCCAAAAGAATTTTGGAAACAGCAGAATACCCGATTTTGATCCACTGCAAATCCGGCGCGGACCGGGCCGGCATGATGAGCGTTTTCTACAAACATTTCATCCTTAAACAGCCGATTTCGGAAGCCTTGTCCGAGTTGAGCATGAAATACGGCCACTTTCGCTGGGCGGACACCGGCAAACTCGACGTATTTTTCGACACCTTTCTGGCCTTTGAAAAAGAAAATCCCGACACCACCTTTATCGAATGGGTCGAAAACCATTATGATAAACCCAAACTGAATCAAGAATTCCACGCCGCCGGTTGGGCCAACATCGTTGTCAATCGCATCCTAAAAAGAGAGTAA